From a single Stomoxys calcitrans chromosome 4, idStoCalc2.1, whole genome shotgun sequence genomic region:
- the LOC106085023 gene encoding uncharacterized protein LOC106085023 — MTRDLNITNLFNFQMRKLKETEINLDKMNALVALSLQLIIVEFFMEVAASFVIVVSSRTKRPYNLFLHILQDILNLVDYMNVQIVFIDHKQPQRVEGPRRHNLLLIDSYEAFLDIDMISYTKDYDASEFYHIFLMQKDELINEHMQNIFNYCWSNQIINCNIQFQNARGDLHLYTYFPFDEVNTCGNTQPQHINQFVQDNWLNRPYFLPKTNNFYGCPLLGVIRSVAPYVYINPNKNDTYEGFEVEMVKEVARILNFTLELKLALADDRSNPTENGALSMLNSRSADFVFGYYRKHYSLSLLYTNTNPHYQSTVLAVICLRAHLFNTFQVLFYPFRIYTWCIIIFMVLLSLIITKLAHAYFPKSLPTFSMISIAFGIPIKEKPKYWYSHQMFTACVWGALLLRSIYVGLLYHFFSNDIYLPMPKTLEMATNGSYAAVSNIFTAHDLQDISYFKHKHHGATTDIVINSTNDFVALEYLEKHTDSNLYAVISEELLMYYIVASGKINLFYVIPDVIMQEQLCIYFPKHTILAEKFDVVISNLQSIGYRLLWKKRLFDSKILSNLNRENLKMITQQDLYGIYIICGACHLAALMVLLLEMLSMKIEALKIIFK, encoded by the exons atGACAAGAGATTTAAATATAACCAACCTTTTCAACTTTCAAATGAGGAAACTAAAAGAAACTGAaataaatttagacaaaatgaATGCCTTGGTGGCTCTGTCATTGCAGTTGATCATAGTGGAATTCTTTATGGAGGTGGCAGCATCCTTTGTAATCGTGGTATCCAGTCGTACCAAACGTCCATATAACTTATTCCTACACATCCTTCAGGACATTCTAAACTTGGTGGATTACATGAACGTTCAGATTGTGTTCATCGATCACAAGCAACCGCAACGCGTTGAAGGGCCCAGAAGGCATAATCTGCTGTTAATAGATTCTTATGAAGCTTTTCT tgaCATTGATATGATCTCCTATACCAAGGATTATGATGCCAGTGAATTCTATCACATATTTCTTATGCAAAAGGATGAATTGATAAACGAACATATGCAGAATATATTCAACTATTGTTGGAGCAATCAGATCATCAATTGTAATATTCAATTTCAAAATGCCCGAGGAGACTTGCATTTGTACACCTATTTCCCTTTTGATGAGGTGAATACTTGTGGCAATACGCAACCTCAACATATCAATCAATTTGTCCAAGATAATTGGCTGAATCGACCCTACTTTCTGCCCAAAACCAATAACTTCTATGGATGTCCTCTTTTGGGTGTGATTCGATCTGTTGCACCCTATGTCTACATAAATCCCAATAAGAACGATACCTACGAGGGCTTCGAAGTGGAGATGGTTAAGGAAGTGgcaagaattttaaattttacctTGGAGCTGAAGCTGGCACTGGCAGATGATAGAAGTAATCCAACCGAAAATGGAGCTTTATCTATG CTTAACAGTCGTTCAGCTGACTTCGTCTTTGGTTATTATCGCAAACACTATTCATTATCTCTTCTCTACACCAATACCAATCCACACTATCAAAGCACTGTACTGGCAGTTATATGTCTGCGTGCCCACCTCTTTAATACATTTCAAGTTTTATTCTATCCATTTCGAATCTACACATGGTGCATCATAATTTTTATGGTCCTACTTTCGCTAATCATAACGAAGCTTGCGCATGCCTATTTTCCCAAATCATTGCCCACTTTTTCGATGATAAGCATAGCCTTTGGCATACCCATTAAGGAAAAGCCAAAATATTGGTATTCCCATCAAATGTTCACGGCATGTGTATGGGGTGCCTTGCTGCTGCGTTCAATCTACGTGGGTCTGCTGTATCATTTCTTTAGCAACGACATCTATTTACCCATGCCCAAGACTCTAGAAATGGcaacaaatggcagctatgCAGCGGTGAGCAATATTTTTACAGCTCACGATCTACAGGATATCTCCTATTTTAAGCATAAACACCATGGGGCAACCACCGATATTGTCATCAACTCGACCAATGATTTTGTGGCCCTGGAATATTTAGAGAAACACACTGATAGCAATCTCTATGCCGTCATCTCCGAAGAATTGCTGATGTACTACATAGTGGCCAGTGGCAAGATCAATCTGTTCTATGTCATACCGGATGTGATAATGCAGGAGCAGCtatgcatttattttcccaAGCACACAATATTGGCTGAGAAATTCGATGTTGTCATTTCAAATCTTCAGTCGATAGGCTATCGACTGCTGTGGAAGAAGCGTTTATTCGATTCGAAAATTCTCTCCAATCTGAATAGGGAGAATCTTAAGATGATAACGCAGCAAGATCTCTATGGAATCTATATAATATGTGGCGCATGTCATTTGGCAGCATTGATGGTTTTACTCTTGGAAATGTTGTCCATGAAAATAGAAGCATTAAAAATtatctttaagtga